A stretch of Sphingomonas sp. JUb134 DNA encodes these proteins:
- a CDS encoding 50S ribosomal protein L11 methyltransferase: MPSWKLTLPCTRAEAEAIDAAEDLGLDSAPVLMTTEDVEDDAERWHLDAYFEVEPNDAAIAALQALVPSARGRAPAIEQLDDEDWVTMSQAGLEPLHVGRFYVHTAAQDAPPPEGARVFRIEAGRAFGTGHHETTSGCLAMLDGLAGERFTDVIDIGTGTGLLAFAARELWPEARVLATDIDPVAVDVTRENAEVNAVPGIDLVVADGALADAITERAPYDLLIANILAGPLVSMAPEVAAIAAPHATVVLAGLLGRQASEVIGAYSACGCTLEARDDRGDWTILRLRAGAERYVPTAPIDPAGRDGWALDI, encoded by the coding sequence ATGCCTAGCTGGAAGCTTACCCTGCCGTGCACCCGCGCCGAGGCCGAGGCGATCGACGCCGCCGAGGACCTGGGGCTCGACTCCGCGCCCGTGCTGATGACCACCGAGGACGTCGAGGACGATGCCGAGCGCTGGCACCTGGACGCCTATTTCGAGGTCGAGCCCAATGACGCGGCGATCGCGGCGCTGCAGGCGCTGGTGCCGAGCGCGCGCGGGCGTGCGCCCGCGATCGAGCAGCTGGACGACGAGGACTGGGTGACGATGAGCCAGGCCGGGCTCGAGCCGCTCCACGTCGGCCGCTTCTATGTCCACACCGCCGCCCAGGACGCGCCGCCGCCGGAGGGCGCCCGCGTGTTCCGGATCGAGGCGGGGCGTGCGTTCGGGACCGGGCATCACGAGACCACCAGCGGGTGCCTGGCGATGCTCGACGGGCTGGCAGGCGAGCGTTTCACCGACGTGATCGACATCGGCACGGGTACGGGCCTGCTCGCCTTTGCCGCGCGCGAGCTCTGGCCCGAGGCGCGGGTGCTGGCGACCGACATCGATCCGGTCGCGGTCGATGTCACGCGCGAGAATGCCGAGGTGAACGCGGTTCCGGGGATCGACCTGGTGGTCGCGGACGGGGCGCTTGCCGATGCGATCACCGAGCGCGCGCCCTATGACCTGCTGATCGCCAACATCCTGGCGGGACCGCTGGTGTCGATGGCGCCGGAGGTGGCGGCGATCGCTGCCCCGCACGCGACGGTGGTGCTGGCGGGACTGCTCGGCCGGCAGGCGAGCGAGGTGATCGGCGCGTACTCGGCATGCGGCTGCACGCTGGAGGCGCGCGACGATCGCGGCGACTGGACGATCCTGCGGCTGCGCGCGGGCGCGGAACGCTATGTCCCCACTGCGCCGATCGATCCGGCCGGGCGCGACGGCTGGGCGCTGGACATCTGA
- a CDS encoding TIGR02117 family protein: MGALVVAYGVAGLVGGAFALNRGWSPPEAGVRVWVEDNGIHTSIIVPVAAEGVDWRDLVQPQDLRDPRFAGHSHLSIGWGDRGFYVGTPTWGELNPKTVLRAAVGSEDTVMHVGHLAEPVEEASVRSVLLRPEEYRRLAGFIRASFAVGPDGRAGSVPGYGRSDAFYAAHGRYSAIRTCNSWTGEALRHAGVRMGAWTPFSATVMAWLR; this comes from the coding sequence GTGGGCGCGCTGGTCGTCGCCTATGGCGTCGCGGGGCTGGTCGGCGGCGCCTTTGCGCTCAACCGCGGCTGGTCGCCGCCGGAGGCGGGCGTGCGCGTCTGGGTCGAGGACAATGGCATCCACACCAGCATCATCGTGCCGGTGGCGGCGGAGGGCGTGGACTGGCGCGACCTGGTGCAGCCGCAGGACCTGCGCGACCCGCGCTTTGCCGGGCACAGCCACCTGTCGATCGGCTGGGGGGATCGCGGCTTCTACGTCGGTACGCCGACCTGGGGTGAGCTGAATCCGAAGACGGTGCTGCGGGCGGCAGTCGGCAGCGAGGACACGGTGATGCACGTCGGCCATCTGGCCGAGCCGGTGGAGGAGGCGAGCGTCCGGTCCGTGCTGCTGCGCCCGGAGGAGTATCGCCGGCTCGCCGGCTTCATCCGCGCGAGTTTCGCAGTGGGCCCGGATGGGCGGGCGGGAAGCGTGCCGGGCTATGGGCGGTCGGACGCCTTTTACGCGGCGCACGGCCGCTACAGCGCGATCCGCACCTGCAACAGCTGGACCGGCGAGGCGCTGCGCCATGCGGGCGTGCGCATGGGGGCGTGGACGCCGTTTTCCGCAACGGTGATGGCATGGCTGCGGTGA
- a CDS encoding esterase/lipase family protein: MAAVRPPLGPPPLRHTLVEWPRAAWGVAQLAIEWRALVTSPAGDGRPVMVLPGLFNSDRSNLVMVRYLTALGYRASGWGLGRNLGRRTIGAEGERLFARVDELAEKAGAPVTLIGVSLGGIMARLSAHRMPGRVREVITVSSPYAGPARATRVWRAYQRITGDRIDAAETLALAELVRSPLPVPATAIWSRSDGLVNGLACRSDDCRAIEIRSSHLGVQLRPDVLRVIASILAEGADQ, from the coding sequence ATGGCTGCGGTGAGACCGCCGCTGGGGCCGCCGCCGCTTCGCCACACATTGGTCGAATGGCCGCGCGCCGCCTGGGGCGTGGCGCAGCTGGCGATCGAATGGCGGGCGCTGGTGACCAGTCCGGCCGGCGACGGCCGGCCCGTGATGGTCTTGCCCGGGCTGTTCAACTCCGATCGATCGAACCTGGTGATGGTCCGCTACCTCACCGCGCTCGGCTACCGGGCGAGCGGCTGGGGGCTGGGGCGCAACCTGGGCCGCCGGACCATCGGTGCGGAGGGCGAGCGGCTGTTCGCGCGCGTGGACGAACTGGCCGAAAAGGCAGGTGCGCCCGTCACGCTGATCGGCGTCAGCCTGGGCGGGATCATGGCGCGGCTGTCCGCGCACCGCATGCCGGGCCGGGTGCGGGAGGTGATCACCGTCTCCTCCCCCTATGCAGGGCCCGCGCGTGCGACGCGGGTGTGGCGCGCCTATCAACGGATCACCGGCGACCGTATCGATGCGGCGGAGACGCTGGCGCTGGCGGAGCTGGTGCGAAGCCCGCTGCCGGTTCCCGCCACCGCGATCTGGAGCCGGAGCGATGGGCTGGTGAACGGGCTCGCGTGCCGGAGCGACGACTGCCGCGCGATCGAGATCCGCAGCAGCCACCTGGGCGTTCAGCTGCGGCCCGACGTGCTCCGTGTGATCGCCAGCATTCTGGCGGAGGGCGCCGATCAGTAG
- a CDS encoding DsbA family protein — protein sequence MPRNPILAFGALLLAALLGAAAFALLQPLLPGSDRARTEAIVRDYVLSHPEILPEAMQKLQEREVGKAVAANRSGIETPFAGAWAGNPQGDVTLVAYMDYACGYCRASLPAIEKLLADDPKVRVVYRELPILSPGSRTAAEWALAAAEQGKFRPFHAALYAEQDLGEDAIARAAAKAGLDVARARAAIASPAIAQEIARNLQQAGQLGVTGTPTWVVGDQMLSGAVGYEGLSAAVAKARAAA from the coding sequence ATGCCGCGTAATCCTATCCTCGCCTTCGGCGCGCTGCTGCTCGCCGCGCTGCTGGGCGCCGCCGCCTTCGCCCTGCTGCAGCCGCTCCTTCCCGGCAGCGACCGCGCCCGTACCGAGGCGATCGTCCGCGACTATGTGCTCTCGCATCCCGAAATCCTGCCGGAAGCGATGCAGAAGCTCCAGGAGCGCGAGGTCGGCAAGGCCGTCGCCGCCAACCGCAGCGGCATCGAGACCCCGTTCGCCGGCGCCTGGGCCGGCAACCCGCAGGGCGACGTCACGCTGGTCGCCTATATGGACTATGCCTGCGGCTATTGCCGCGCGAGCCTGCCGGCCATCGAAAAGCTCCTCGCGGACGATCCCAAGGTCCGCGTCGTCTATCGCGAGCTGCCGATCCTGAGCCCCGGCAGCCGCACCGCCGCCGAATGGGCGCTCGCCGCCGCCGAACAGGGCAAGTTCCGCCCCTTCCACGCCGCGCTCTATGCCGAGCAGGATCTCGGCGAGGATGCGATCGCGCGCGCCGCGGCCAAGGCCGGGCTCGATGTCGCACGCGCGCGCGCCGCCATCGCCTCGCCGGCGATCGCGCAGGAGATCGCCCGCAACCTGCAGCAGGCGGGGCAACTCGGCGTCACCGGCACGCCCACCTGGGTGGTCGGCGACCAGATGCTGAGCGGCGCGGTCGGCTATGAAGGGCTTTCCGCGGCAGTCGCAAAGGCGCGCGCGGCCGCCTGA
- a CDS encoding M48 family metalloprotease has product MKRILAGLATALLVCAQPAAAQSILRDAETESLLADMARPIAVAAGLDPKNFTVVLLNDPSVNAFVAGGQAVYLHSGLIDEADNINEVQGVVAHEVGHIVGGHVALAGRGAGPATSISILSLLLGVAAVAAGAGSAGAGILAAGQQAALGNYLAFSRTQETSADAAGARYLGAAGVNGAGMLSFFKKLQNMEYRLAIPQENSYNRTHPLSGERISALTADLQAQPAWGKPTDPALQERFLRVQAKLRGYVNDPKETLRRYPASDNSIPAHYARAYAYHLTGYPDQAQQETAALVKAKPHDPYFLELQGQILLESGRPADALAPLREATQRTNAQPLIAATFGHALIATEDPAHLAEAEKVLRQAVGRDRENPFAWTQLATIYERKGDQPRVALAMAERASLIGEPQMALASARAAVAGLPEGSSERLRAQDIQMIAQNELDERKHNRRRLSAQ; this is encoded by the coding sequence ATGAAGCGCATCCTCGCAGGCCTCGCCACCGCGCTCCTCGTCTGCGCGCAGCCGGCCGCCGCCCAGTCGATCCTGCGCGATGCGGAAACCGAGTCGCTGCTCGCCGACATGGCGCGGCCGATCGCCGTCGCCGCCGGGCTCGACCCGAAGAACTTCACCGTCGTCTTGCTCAACGATCCCAGCGTCAACGCCTTCGTAGCGGGCGGCCAGGCGGTCTATCTGCACTCCGGCCTCATCGACGAAGCCGACAACATCAACGAAGTGCAGGGCGTCGTCGCGCACGAGGTCGGCCACATCGTCGGCGGCCATGTCGCGCTCGCCGGCCGCGGGGCCGGCCCTGCCACGAGCATTTCGATCCTCAGCCTGCTGCTCGGCGTCGCCGCCGTGGCCGCGGGCGCGGGCTCGGCTGGAGCCGGCATCCTCGCCGCCGGCCAGCAGGCCGCGCTCGGCAATTATCTCGCCTTCAGCCGCACGCAGGAAACCTCGGCGGACGCCGCCGGCGCACGCTATCTCGGCGCGGCCGGGGTCAATGGCGCGGGCATGCTGTCCTTCTTCAAGAAGCTCCAGAACATGGAGTACCGCCTCGCGATCCCGCAGGAGAACAGCTACAACCGCACCCATCCCTTGAGCGGCGAGCGCATCAGTGCGCTGACCGCAGATCTTCAGGCGCAGCCCGCCTGGGGCAAGCCGACCGATCCCGCGCTCCAGGAACGCTTCCTGCGCGTCCAGGCGAAGCTGCGCGGCTACGTCAACGATCCCAAGGAAACGCTGCGGCGCTATCCGGCGAGCGACAACAGCATCCCGGCCCATTACGCCCGCGCCTATGCCTATCATCTGACGGGCTATCCCGATCAGGCGCAGCAGGAGACCGCCGCCCTGGTCAAGGCCAAGCCCCACGACCCCTATTTTCTGGAGCTCCAGGGCCAGATCCTCCTGGAGTCCGGCCGTCCCGCCGACGCGCTCGCGCCGCTGCGCGAAGCCACCCAGCGCACCAATGCGCAACCGCTGATCGCCGCCACCTTCGGCCACGCGCTGATCGCCACCGAGGATCCCGCCCACCTGGCGGAGGCCGAGAAGGTGCTGCGCCAGGCGGTCGGCCGGGATCGCGAAAACCCGTTCGCCTGGACCCAGCTTGCCACCATCTACGAGCGCAAGGGCGATCAGCCGCGCGTGGCGCTTGCGATGGCAGAGCGGGCGAGCCTGATCGGGGAGCCGCAGATGGCGCTCGCCAGCGCCCGCGCGGCGGTCGCGGGCCTGCCCGAGGGAAGCTCCGAGCGGCTCCGCGCCCAGGACATCCAGATGATCGCGCAGAACGAACTCGACGAGCGCAAGCACAACCGCCGGCGCCTTTCCGCGCAATAA
- a CDS encoding Rne/Rng family ribonuclease: protein MTTRMLIDARHREETRVAVVKGNRIEEFDFESAERKQLKGNIYLAKVTRVEPSLQAAFVEYGGNRHGFLAFSEIHPDYYQIPKEDREALLREEAEHAAEEAALRAREDDEDEDEEGYDDEDAIALDADGDVDVLEHDEDEHDDDAGEDAGDEEGAPAPSSRKRKRRGGGDDAAVDALRQRRMNLRRRYKIQDVIRRRQVLLVQVVKEERGNKGAALTTYLSLAGRYCVLMPNTAHGGGISRKISSSSDRKRLKSIMSELQLPPSMGCIVRTAGLQRTKTEIKRDFDYLARVWDGIREQTLHSTAPALVYGDSDLLKRAIRDIYNRDIEEVIVEGEDGYRQAREFMKLLMPSHARKVKQYADAVPLFQRAGVEDQLAAMYNPVVQLKSGGYLVINPTEALVSIDINSGRSTREHNIEQTATATNLEAAQEIARQLRLRDMAGLVVIDFIDMDHGSNVRKVEKAMKEALKNDRARIQVGRISAFGLMEMSRQRLRTGVLEASTRTCPHCEGSGLVRTASSAGLSALRMIEDEAARGRGSELLLRCSQEAAFYVLNKKRADIAEIEDRYGVSVEVAADGTLEGARMTVEAAGPPPAYPPKIAPLLELPEDEFLDEIEDEEELDEAEEATEAREEQPQRRRDEDEGEGRKRRRRRRGRRGRNREEGDSGEAEDAGADAADADEETEVVEVEALDEAEAAPAGESEAGGEGRRRRRRGRRGGRRSDAPAAAGETETAQDEAPVETGAPAEEAPVEAAAEPAPAEAPAEPVAEAPAPVAEEAPAKPKRTRRRPSARPAEAAAVEAAPAPAVEAPAPEAEAPAAEEAPKPKRTRRRKAAEPAVEAEAPAPVEAATPAPAEEAPAKPKRTRRRKAEPAAEAAPEAAAPAAEAALEPAAQPEAAPADTDADTAQGDASSEATEGATPRRGWWQRTFGA, encoded by the coding sequence ATGACCACGCGTATGCTGATCGACGCACGCCACCGGGAGGAAACCCGCGTGGCTGTCGTCAAAGGGAACCGGATCGAGGAGTTCGACTTCGAATCCGCTGAGCGCAAGCAGCTCAAGGGCAATATCTATCTCGCCAAGGTGACGCGCGTCGAGCCGTCGCTCCAGGCCGCGTTCGTCGAGTACGGCGGCAACCGCCACGGCTTCCTGGCCTTTTCCGAAATCCACCCCGACTATTACCAGATCCCCAAGGAGGATCGCGAGGCGCTGCTGCGCGAGGAGGCGGAGCACGCCGCCGAGGAAGCCGCCCTGCGCGCCCGTGAGGACGACGAGGACGAGGACGAGGAAGGCTACGACGACGAAGACGCGATCGCGCTGGACGCGGACGGCGACGTCGACGTGCTGGAGCACGACGAGGACGAGCACGACGACGACGCGGGCGAAGATGCCGGCGACGAGGAAGGCGCGCCTGCGCCCTCCAGCCGCAAGCGCAAGCGCCGCGGCGGTGGCGACGATGCCGCCGTGGACGCGCTGCGCCAGCGCCGCATGAACCTGCGCCGCCGCTACAAGATCCAGGACGTGATCCGCCGCCGCCAGGTGCTGCTGGTCCAGGTCGTCAAGGAAGAGCGCGGCAACAAGGGCGCCGCCCTCACCACCTATCTGTCGCTCGCCGGCCGTTATTGCGTGCTCATGCCCAACACCGCGCACGGCGGTGGCATCAGCCGCAAGATCAGCTCGTCGTCGGACCGCAAGCGGCTGAAGTCGATCATGTCGGAGCTGCAGCTGCCGCCCTCGATGGGGTGCATCGTGCGCACCGCCGGGCTCCAGCGCACCAAGACCGAGATCAAGCGCGACTTCGACTATCTCGCCCGCGTGTGGGACGGCATCCGCGAACAGACGCTGCACTCGACCGCGCCCGCGCTGGTCTATGGCGACAGCGATCTGCTGAAGCGCGCGATCCGCGACATCTACAACCGCGACATCGAGGAAGTGATCGTCGAGGGCGAGGACGGCTATCGCCAGGCCCGCGAGTTCATGAAGCTTCTGATGCCCAGCCACGCGCGCAAGGTGAAGCAGTACGCCGACGCGGTGCCGCTGTTCCAGCGCGCAGGGGTCGAGGATCAGCTGGCGGCCATGTACAACCCTGTCGTCCAGCTGAAGTCGGGCGGCTACCTGGTCATCAACCCGACCGAGGCGCTGGTCTCGATCGACATCAACTCCGGCCGGTCGACGCGCGAGCACAACATCGAGCAGACCGCGACCGCCACCAACCTGGAAGCGGCACAGGAAATCGCCCGCCAGCTGCGCCTGCGCGACATGGCCGGCCTCGTCGTCATCGACTTCATCGACATGGACCACGGGTCCAACGTCCGGAAGGTCGAGAAGGCGATGAAGGAGGCGCTCAAGAACGACCGCGCCCGCATCCAGGTCGGCCGCATCTCCGCCTTCGGCCTGATGGAAATGAGCCGCCAGCGCCTGCGCACCGGCGTGCTTGAGGCGTCGACCCGCACCTGCCCGCATTGCGAAGGCTCGGGCCTGGTCCGCACCGCGTCGTCCGCCGGCCTGTCGGCACTGCGGATGATCGAGGACGAGGCCGCCCGCGGCCGCGGCTCCGAACTGCTGCTGCGCTGCAGCCAGGAAGCGGCCTTCTACGTCCTCAACAAGAAGCGCGCCGACATCGCCGAGATCGAGGATCGCTACGGCGTGAGCGTCGAGGTCGCGGCGGACGGCACGCTCGAAGGTGCGCGCATGACGGTCGAGGCCGCCGGCCCGCCCCCGGCCTATCCGCCCAAGATCGCGCCCCTGCTCGAGCTGCCCGAGGACGAGTTCCTCGACGAGATCGAGGACGAGGAGGAGCTCGACGAAGCCGAGGAGGCGACTGAGGCGCGCGAGGAACAGCCGCAGCGTCGCCGCGACGAGGACGAAGGCGAAGGCCGCAAGCGCCGCCGTCGCCGTCGCGGTCGCCGCGGTCGCAACCGCGAGGAAGGCGACAGCGGCGAGGCCGAGGACGCCGGTGCCGACGCCGCGGACGCCGACGAGGAAACCGAGGTCGTCGAGGTCGAGGCACTCGACGAAGCCGAGGCAGCTCCCGCAGGCGAGAGCGAAGCCGGTGGCGAAGGCCGTCGCCGTCGTCGCCGTGGCCGCCGTGGCGGCCGCCGCAGCGATGCACCGGCGGCAGCGGGCGAAACCGAGACCGCGCAGGACGAGGCTCCGGTCGAGACCGGCGCGCCTGCCGAGGAAGCGCCGGTAGAGGCCGCGGCGGAACCGGCTCCGGCCGAAGCCCCCGCCGAGCCAGTCGCCGAGGCTCCGGCACCGGTTGCGGAAGAGGCACCTGCCAAGCCCAAGCGCACGCGTCGCCGTCCGTCGGCACGCCCTGCCGAGGCGGCAGCGGTCGAGGCGGCTCCCGCCCCGGCCGTCGAGGCTCCCGCTCCCGAGGCCGAGGCTCCCGCCGCCGAGGAAGCGCCCAAGCCCAAGCGCACCCGCCGCCGCAAGGCAGCGGAGCCTGCCGTCGAGGCTGAGGCCCCGGCACCGGTCGAGGCCGCCACCCCGGCTCCGGCCGAGGAAGCACCGGCAAAGCCCAAGCGCACCCGTCGCCGCAAGGCAGAGCCGGCAGCCGAGGCGGCACCGGAAGCGGCAGCGCCTGCAGCCGAGGCCGCGCTCGAACCTGCCGCGCAGCCGGAAGCAGCACCGGCGGACACGGACGCCGACACCGCCCAGGGCGACGCGTCGTCCGAGGCGACCGAGGGCGCCACGCCGCGCCGCGGCTGGTGGCAGCGTACCTTCGGCGCATAA
- a CDS encoding N-acetylmuramoyl-L-alanine amidase family protein, translating to MISRWAGFGPTLRTAGLCAAALAMLASPLAATAAPPPGGDAARARMTVPAARKAGRLPRIEGVAGRPLVVIDAGHGGHDPGALASWDGGLREKDLTLKLAREMRDRLLASGRVRVALTRDRDEFLILQERFGIARRLGADLFISVHCDSAENQGASGASIYTLSEVASDREAARLAARENKADILAGVDLADASADISSILIDLTQRETMNASAGFARLLGREAKPLVPLKPNYHRMASLMVLKAPDMPSILFETGYISNEDDAKRLNSDSGRRALAESVRRAVEVHFARRLAAR from the coding sequence ATGATTTCACGCTGGGCCGGGTTCGGACCCACCCTTCGCACCGCTGGGCTCTGCGCCGCCGCGCTGGCGATGCTGGCGTCGCCACTGGCCGCGACCGCAGCGCCGCCGCCGGGAGGCGATGCGGCCCGGGCGCGGATGACCGTGCCCGCCGCCCGCAAGGCCGGGCGCCTGCCGCGCATCGAGGGCGTGGCGGGGCGGCCGCTGGTGGTGATCGATGCGGGCCATGGCGGGCATGATCCCGGCGCGCTGGCGTCCTGGGACGGGGGCCTGCGCGAAAAGGACCTGACGCTCAAGCTCGCGCGCGAAATGCGCGACCGGCTGCTGGCCTCCGGCCGGGTGCGCGTGGCGCTGACCCGCGACCGCGACGAGTTCCTGATCCTGCAGGAGCGATTCGGCATCGCCCGCCGGTTGGGCGCGGACCTGTTCATTTCGGTGCATTGCGACAGTGCGGAGAACCAGGGCGCATCGGGGGCGTCGATCTACACGCTGTCCGAAGTCGCGTCCGATCGCGAGGCGGCACGCCTGGCGGCGCGCGAGAACAAGGCGGACATTCTCGCGGGCGTCGACCTGGCGGATGCCTCGGCCGACATTTCGTCGATCCTGATCGATCTCACCCAGCGCGAGACCATGAACGCCTCGGCCGGGTTCGCCCGTCTTCTCGGCCGTGAGGCGAAGCCGCTGGTGCCGCTGAAGCCCAACTACCATCGCATGGCATCGCTGATGGTGCTGAAGGCACCGGACATGCCGTCGATCCTGTTCGAGACGGGATACATCTCCAACGAAGACGACGCCAAGCGGCTGAATTCGGACTCGGGCAGGCGCGCCCTTGCCGAGAGCGTGCGCCGTGCGGTGGAGGTGCATTTCGCGCGCCGGCTCGCCGCGCGCTGA
- a CDS encoding penicillin-binding protein 1A: protein MSAAFDPATARPEPAPEGRRARFRRIRRRWWFRLLAWAALLAGLAMVVIWFFLIRTLPSVEALRSYEPPLPTNVRGIEGTPIHSYARERRVELSYPEYPPLLVKAFLAAEDRTFFEHHGVDYPGIASAMLTNLRNDGRPIGASTITQQVAKNLLLSNEVSYVRKAKEAFLAYRIEDVLTKQQILELYLNQIALGRNAFGVEAASHAYFDKDLEQLSLAQMAYLAILPKGPSNYTPERGYDRAIARRNWVLGEMLRNGFITQGQHDGAVAQPLGTTPRQTPRFERVGGYFIEEVRRQLLGRFGENDKDGPHSVYAGGLWVRTSLDPRLQGFAQDALRRGLIRYESGRGWSGPVRQVEIDGDRWQQALLNTNIGLDYSDWRAGIVVSRDSGSAVIGFADGSTGTLPRSAAQMPVRGKGGAAFGALKAGDIIAVAPEGGHFALRSVPRISGGMVVEEPRTGRILAMQGGFDSRLQAFNRATQAKRQPGSTIKPIVYSAALEKGMTPATIITDAPYCVDQGGRLGTKCFRNFSGSYAGPHTMRWGIEQSRNLMTVRAAAATGMKNVTDLIQRLGVSEGRYPSYLSYALGAGETTVARMVNAYSILVNHGRALKPSVIDFVQDRHGKVIWPQDWRACDRCNARDWDGKAMPRPVIRSRQLLDPLTAYQMVHITEGVVQRGTAVTLRDLDRPMMGKTGTNNGPTDVWFVGGTPQMIGGLYIGYDTPRNLGGYAQGGTLAAPIFKAFAVKAFEGMEKLPFTAPAGIRMVRVDRGSGKPVYGAWPTTDPKASVIWEAFKPESEPRRRARRSREGEDAAPVQKAAPRAQTAPQDGDFLQREGGIY, encoded by the coding sequence ATGAGTGCCGCTTTCGATCCCGCGACCGCCCGCCCAGAACCCGCGCCCGAGGGTCGGCGCGCCCGTTTCCGCCGCATCCGGCGCCGCTGGTGGTTCCGCCTGCTCGCCTGGGCCGCGCTGCTGGCGGGGCTGGCGATGGTGGTGATCTGGTTCTTCCTGATCCGCACCCTGCCGTCGGTGGAGGCGCTGCGCAGCTACGAGCCGCCGCTGCCCACCAACGTGCGCGGGATCGAGGGAACGCCGATCCACAGCTATGCCCGAGAGCGTCGGGTCGAGCTGTCCTATCCCGAATATCCGCCGCTGCTGGTGAAGGCATTCCTGGCCGCGGAGGACCGCACCTTCTTCGAGCATCACGGCGTCGACTATCCCGGCATCGCCAGCGCGATGCTGACCAACCTGCGCAACGACGGCCGCCCGATCGGCGCCTCGACCATCACCCAGCAGGTGGCCAAGAACCTGCTGCTGAGCAACGAGGTGAGCTACGTCCGCAAGGCGAAGGAGGCGTTTCTCGCCTATCGCATCGAAGACGTGCTGACCAAGCAGCAGATCCTGGAGCTCTACCTCAACCAGATCGCGCTCGGCCGGAACGCGTTCGGCGTCGAGGCGGCGAGCCACGCCTATTTCGACAAGGACCTGGAGCAGCTGTCGCTGGCGCAGATGGCGTATCTGGCGATCCTGCCGAAGGGTCCGTCCAACTACACGCCCGAGCGCGGGTACGATCGCGCGATCGCCCGGCGCAACTGGGTGCTGGGCGAGATGCTCCGCAACGGCTTCATCACCCAGGGGCAGCATGACGGTGCAGTCGCCCAGCCGCTCGGCACCACGCCCCGCCAGACGCCGCGGTTCGAACGCGTCGGCGGCTATTTCATCGAGGAAGTGCGCCGCCAGCTGCTCGGCCGCTTCGGCGAGAACGACAAGGACGGGCCGCACAGCGTCTATGCGGGCGGCCTGTGGGTGCGCACCTCGCTCGACCCGCGGCTGCAGGGCTTTGCCCAGGACGCGCTGCGGCGCGGGCTGATCCGCTACGAGTCGGGTCGCGGCTGGTCCGGGCCGGTACGGCAGGTCGAGATCGACGGCGACCGCTGGCAGCAGGCGCTGCTCAACACCAACATCGGGCTGGACTATAGCGACTGGCGCGCCGGCATCGTGGTGTCGCGCGACAGCGGTTCGGCGGTGATCGGCTTTGCCGACGGCAGCACGGGCACGCTGCCGCGCTCGGCCGCACAGATGCCGGTGCGAGGCAAGGGCGGCGCTGCCTTTGGCGCGCTCAAGGCCGGTGACATTATCGCGGTGGCGCCCGAGGGCGGCCATTTCGCGCTCCGCTCCGTGCCCCGTATTTCGGGCGGCATGGTGGTCGAGGAGCCGCGGACCGGGCGCATCCTGGCGATGCAGGGCGGGTTCGATTCGCGGCTGCAGGCGTTCAACCGCGCCACCCAGGCCAAGCGCCAGCCGGGATCGACCATCAAGCCGATCGTCTATTCGGCCGCGCTGGAAAAGGGGATGACTCCGGCGACCATCATCACCGACGCACCCTATTGCGTGGACCAGGGCGGACGGCTGGGCACCAAGTGCTTCCGCAACTTCTCCGGCTCCTATGCCGGGCCGCACACCATGCGCTGGGGCATCGAGCAGTCCCGCAACCTGATGACGGTGCGCGCGGCGGCGGCGACGGGCATGAAGAACGTCACCGACCTGATCCAGCGGCTGGGCGTGAGCGAGGGGCGCTATCCGTCCTACCTCTCCTATGCGCTGGGCGCGGGCGAGACGACGGTCGCGCGGATGGTCAACGCCTATTCGATCCTGGTGAACCATGGCCGCGCGCTGAAGCCGAGCGTCATCGACTTCGTGCAGGACCGCCATGGCAAGGTGATCTGGCCGCAGGACTGGCGCGCGTGCGACCGGTGCAACGCACGCGATTGGGACGGCAAGGCGATGCCGCGGCCGGTGATCCGGTCGCGCCAGCTGCTCGATCCGCTCACCGCCTACCAGATGGTCCATATCACCGAGGGCGTCGTCCAGCGCGGCACCGCCGTCACGCTGCGCGACCTCGACCGGCCGATGATGGGCAAGACCGGCACCAACAACGGGCCGACCGACGTGTGGTTCGTGGGCGGCACGCCGCAGATGATCGGCGGGCTCTACATCGGCTATGACACGCCCCGGAACCTGGGCGGCTATGCGCAGGGCGGGACGCTGGCGGCGCCGATCTTCAAGGCGTTTGCGGTCAAGGCGTTCGAGGGGATGGAGAAGCTGCCGTTCACCGCGCCCGCCGGCATCCGCATGGTGCGCGTCGACCGGGGGAGCGGCAAGCCGGTCTATGGCGCCTGGCCGACGACCGATCCCAAGGCGTCGGTGATCTGGGAAGCGTTCAAGCCGGAGAGCGAGCCGCGCCGCCGCGCGCGCCGTTCGCGCGAGGGCGAAGATGCGGCACCGGTCCAGAAGGCCGCACCGCGCGCGCAGACGGCCCCGCAGGACGGCGATTTCTTGCAAAGGGAGGGCGGCATTTACTAG